A single region of the Denticeps clupeoides chromosome 18, fDenClu1.1, whole genome shotgun sequence genome encodes:
- the kcnip1a gene encoding Kv channel-interacting protein 1 isoform X6 encodes MEEGEGEGLHTLAIVMLLCAALKLLHTLGLINTEDKLDDDLEMTMVCHRPEGLEKLEAQTNFNKRELQVLYRGFKNECPSGAVNEDTFKHIYSQFFPHGDATTYAHYLFNAFDSSQNGSIKFEDFVMALSILLRGTTREKLQWTFNLYDINRDGNINKEEMTDIVRAIYDMMGKYTYPVLKTDTPKQHVDAFFQDDNIMRSLQLFENVI; translated from the exons ATGGAGGAGGGGGAAGGGGAAGGACTACACACGTTAGCCATTGTCATGCTGCTGTGTGCTGCTTTGAAACTCCTGCATACCCTGGGGCTCATAAACACTGAAG aTAAATTGGATGATGATCTGGAGATGACCATGGTCTGCCATCGACCAGAGGgcctggagaagctggaggccCAGACCAACTTCAATAAGAGGGAGCTGCAAGTGCTATACCGTGGCTTCAAGAAC GAGTGCCCCAGTGGAGCAGTGAATGAAGACACTTTCAAACACATTTACTCCCAGTTTTTTCCACACGGAG ATGCCACCACATATGCCCACTACCTGTTCAATGCATTTGACTCATCCCAAAATGGCTCCATCAAATTTGAG GACTTTGTGATGGCACTGTCCATCTTATTAAGAGGTACCACAAGAGAGAAGCTACAGTGGACATTTAACCTATATGACATTAACAGAGATGGCAATATCAATAAAGAG GAAATGACAGACATTGTTAGAGCAATTTATGATATGATGGGCAAGTACACCTACCCAGTCCTGAAAACAGATACACCTAAGCAACATGTGGATGCTTTTTTCCAG GATGACAACATCATGAGATCTCTACAGCTCTTTGAAAATGTCATATAG
- the kcnip1a gene encoding Kv channel-interacting protein 1 isoform X1, which translates to MEEGEGEGLHTLAIVMLLCAALKLLHTLGLINTEDKLDDDLEMTMVCHRPEGLEKLEAQTNFNKRELQVLYRGFKNECPSGAVNEDTFKHIYSQFFPHGDATTYAHYLFNAFDSSQNGSIKFEDFVMALSILLRGTTREKLQWTFNLYDINRDGNINKEEMTDIVRAIYDMMGKYTYPVLKTDTPKQHVDAFFQKMDKNRDGVVTLDEFIFSCQEDDNIMRSLQLFENVI; encoded by the exons ATGGAGGAGGGGGAAGGGGAAGGACTACACACGTTAGCCATTGTCATGCTGCTGTGTGCTGCTTTGAAACTCCTGCATACCCTGGGGCTCATAAACACTGAAG aTAAATTGGATGATGATCTGGAGATGACCATGGTCTGCCATCGACCAGAGGgcctggagaagctggaggccCAGACCAACTTCAATAAGAGGGAGCTGCAAGTGCTATACCGTGGCTTCAAGAAC GAGTGCCCCAGTGGAGCAGTGAATGAAGACACTTTCAAACACATTTACTCCCAGTTTTTTCCACACGGAG ATGCCACCACATATGCCCACTACCTGTTCAATGCATTTGACTCATCCCAAAATGGCTCCATCAAATTTGAG GACTTTGTGATGGCACTGTCCATCTTATTAAGAGGTACCACAAGAGAGAAGCTACAGTGGACATTTAACCTATATGACATTAACAGAGATGGCAATATCAATAAAGAG GAAATGACAGACATTGTTAGAGCAATTTATGATATGATGGGCAAGTACACCTACCCAGTCCTGAAAACAGATACACCTAAGCAACATGTGGATGCTTTTTTCCAG aaaatggacaaaaatCGAGATGGAGTAGTGACCCTTGATGAGTTCATATTCTCCTGCCAAGAG GATGACAACATCATGAGATCTCTACAGCTCTTTGAAAATGTCATATAG
- the kcnip1a gene encoding Kv channel-interacting protein 1 isoform X4, which produces MGAVVGTLTMQTRQRRPSRDKLDDDLEMTMVCHRPEGLEKLEAQTNFNKRELQVLYRGFKNECPSGAVNEDTFKHIYSQFFPHGDATTYAHYLFNAFDSSQNGSIKFEDFVMALSILLRGTTREKLQWTFNLYDINRDGNINKEEMTDIVRAIYDMMGKYTYPVLKTDTPKQHVDAFFQKMDKNRDGVVTLDEFIFSCQEDDNIMRSLQLFENVI; this is translated from the exons ATGGGTGCAGTGGTGGGGACATTGACCATGCAGACCAGACAGAGGAGGCCATCCAGAG aTAAATTGGATGATGATCTGGAGATGACCATGGTCTGCCATCGACCAGAGGgcctggagaagctggaggccCAGACCAACTTCAATAAGAGGGAGCTGCAAGTGCTATACCGTGGCTTCAAGAAC GAGTGCCCCAGTGGAGCAGTGAATGAAGACACTTTCAAACACATTTACTCCCAGTTTTTTCCACACGGAG ATGCCACCACATATGCCCACTACCTGTTCAATGCATTTGACTCATCCCAAAATGGCTCCATCAAATTTGAG GACTTTGTGATGGCACTGTCCATCTTATTAAGAGGTACCACAAGAGAGAAGCTACAGTGGACATTTAACCTATATGACATTAACAGAGATGGCAATATCAATAAAGAG GAAATGACAGACATTGTTAGAGCAATTTATGATATGATGGGCAAGTACACCTACCCAGTCCTGAAAACAGATACACCTAAGCAACATGTGGATGCTTTTTTCCAG aaaatggacaaaaatCGAGATGGAGTAGTGACCCTTGATGAGTTCATATTCTCCTGCCAAGAG GATGACAACATCATGAGATCTCTACAGCTCTTTGAAAATGTCATATAG
- the kcnip1a gene encoding Kv channel-interacting protein 1 isoform X3, with protein MATVSTVINWHSYTLLGSFFTSTRKIDPDKLDDDLEMTMVCHRPEGLEKLEAQTNFNKRELQVLYRGFKNECPSGAVNEDTFKHIYSQFFPHGDATTYAHYLFNAFDSSQNGSIKFEDFVMALSILLRGTTREKLQWTFNLYDINRDGNINKEEMTDIVRAIYDMMGKYTYPVLKTDTPKQHVDAFFQKMDKNRDGVVTLDEFIFSCQEDDNIMRSLQLFENVI; from the exons ATGGCCACTGTCAGCACAGTCATTAATTGGCATTCGTACACTCTACTCGGCTCCTTCTTCACCTCAACTCGTAAGATTGATCCTG aTAAATTGGATGATGATCTGGAGATGACCATGGTCTGCCATCGACCAGAGGgcctggagaagctggaggccCAGACCAACTTCAATAAGAGGGAGCTGCAAGTGCTATACCGTGGCTTCAAGAAC GAGTGCCCCAGTGGAGCAGTGAATGAAGACACTTTCAAACACATTTACTCCCAGTTTTTTCCACACGGAG ATGCCACCACATATGCCCACTACCTGTTCAATGCATTTGACTCATCCCAAAATGGCTCCATCAAATTTGAG GACTTTGTGATGGCACTGTCCATCTTATTAAGAGGTACCACAAGAGAGAAGCTACAGTGGACATTTAACCTATATGACATTAACAGAGATGGCAATATCAATAAAGAG GAAATGACAGACATTGTTAGAGCAATTTATGATATGATGGGCAAGTACACCTACCCAGTCCTGAAAACAGATACACCTAAGCAACATGTGGATGCTTTTTTCCAG aaaatggacaaaaatCGAGATGGAGTAGTGACCCTTGATGAGTTCATATTCTCCTGCCAAGAG GATGACAACATCATGAGATCTCTACAGCTCTTTGAAAATGTCATATAG
- the kcnip1a gene encoding Kv channel-interacting protein 1 isoform X7 — translation MTMVCHRPEGLEKLEAQTNFNKRELQVLYRGFKNECPSGAVNEDTFKHIYSQFFPHGDATTYAHYLFNAFDSSQNGSIKFEDFVMALSILLRGTTREKLQWTFNLYDINRDGNINKEEMTDIVRAIYDMMGKYTYPVLKTDTPKQHVDAFFQKMDKNRDGVVTLDEFIFSCQEDDNIMRSLQLFENVI, via the exons ATGACCATGGTCTGCCATCGACCAGAGGgcctggagaagctggaggccCAGACCAACTTCAATAAGAGGGAGCTGCAAGTGCTATACCGTGGCTTCAAGAAC GAGTGCCCCAGTGGAGCAGTGAATGAAGACACTTTCAAACACATTTACTCCCAGTTTTTTCCACACGGAG ATGCCACCACATATGCCCACTACCTGTTCAATGCATTTGACTCATCCCAAAATGGCTCCATCAAATTTGAG GACTTTGTGATGGCACTGTCCATCTTATTAAGAGGTACCACAAGAGAGAAGCTACAGTGGACATTTAACCTATATGACATTAACAGAGATGGCAATATCAATAAAGAG GAAATGACAGACATTGTTAGAGCAATTTATGATATGATGGGCAAGTACACCTACCCAGTCCTGAAAACAGATACACCTAAGCAACATGTGGATGCTTTTTTCCAG aaaatggacaaaaatCGAGATGGAGTAGTGACCCTTGATGAGTTCATATTCTCCTGCCAAGAG GATGACAACATCATGAGATCTCTACAGCTCTTTGAAAATGTCATATAG
- the kcnip1a gene encoding Kv channel-interacting protein 1 isoform X5: MGLAMGTFSMQNKVNYHKDKLDDDLEMTMVCHRPEGLEKLEAQTNFNKRELQVLYRGFKNECPSGAVNEDTFKHIYSQFFPHGDATTYAHYLFNAFDSSQNGSIKFEDFVMALSILLRGTTREKLQWTFNLYDINRDGNINKEEMTDIVRAIYDMMGKYTYPVLKTDTPKQHVDAFFQKMDKNRDGVVTLDEFIFSCQEDDNIMRSLQLFENVI; this comes from the exons aTAAATTGGATGATGATCTGGAGATGACCATGGTCTGCCATCGACCAGAGGgcctggagaagctggaggccCAGACCAACTTCAATAAGAGGGAGCTGCAAGTGCTATACCGTGGCTTCAAGAAC GAGTGCCCCAGTGGAGCAGTGAATGAAGACACTTTCAAACACATTTACTCCCAGTTTTTTCCACACGGAG ATGCCACCACATATGCCCACTACCTGTTCAATGCATTTGACTCATCCCAAAATGGCTCCATCAAATTTGAG GACTTTGTGATGGCACTGTCCATCTTATTAAGAGGTACCACAAGAGAGAAGCTACAGTGGACATTTAACCTATATGACATTAACAGAGATGGCAATATCAATAAAGAG GAAATGACAGACATTGTTAGAGCAATTTATGATATGATGGGCAAGTACACCTACCCAGTCCTGAAAACAGATACACCTAAGCAACATGTGGATGCTTTTTTCCAG aaaatggacaaaaatCGAGATGGAGTAGTGACCCTTGATGAGTTCATATTCTCCTGCCAAGAG GATGACAACATCATGAGATCTCTACAGCTCTTTGAAAATGTCATATAG